The genomic stretch GGCTCACGATCGTGGCCATCGCGACGAGGTGATCGGCGTCGAGCGCGTGCCGCAGCCCGGCGGCGAACCCGAGCGCGAGAGGCGGCAGGTGCTCCGGGAGCGAAAGCATCGCGGCACTATAGGAGAGGCGGCGCGGGACCGCCATTCCTTTGTCGCGCACGGGCCACACCGGGTCACTCCGGACCCCGAAGCCCGCATCGCGCGCCGTTGCAGGTGCTTCGCCGCGTCTCTATACTCGCCCGGTGACTCCGACCTCCTCTTCCCCCGCCGTCGCGACGCTCTTCGGACGCGTGCACGCCACCGACTCCTCCGGAGCGCGCGAACCCGTCCCGTCGACCGCCTCCGGCATCCACCCTCGCTTCACGCTCGAGACGCCCGACGGCGAGCGGATCGTCGCGACCGGAAGCGTGGCCCGCTTCGAGCGGGCGGGCGGGGATCCGTTCGGCGAGGTCCGGACCTGGCTCGACGCGCTCGCGACCTCGGCACGGCTCGACGGAGCCTCCATGGACGGACGCTCGGTGGCCGAGCGCCTCACGGCCATGATGGTCTTCCCCTTCGATACGCGGAGCGGCGCGGAGGTCGCGTCCTCGCTCTATCGCGCGTGGATTCCACGACGAGTCGAGCGGCGGGACGCGTCGGGCGCGGTCCAGGTGGTCGAGTGGAGGTCGAAGGAGCAGGAACCCGCGGAGCGGCGCGCGCCGGAACGTCCCGCGTGGACCGAGGACGCGTGGTCCCGCGACGGATGGACCCGTGGGGTGGAAACGTCCCTGGAGAGGATCCGCTCGGGTTCGCTGATCAAGGTCGTGCTCTCCCGCTGCCGGATCGTGCGCGGCAGCGATTCCTACGACACCGAAGCCATCTTCCGAGCGCTGAACGAGACCTATCCCGGCTGCTACCGGTTCCGGTACGAGGGCGGGGACGGCTCCGCGTTCCTCGGCGCGAGCCCCGAGCGGCTCGTGGCGCATCGCCAGGGCCGGATCGAGGCGGACGCGGTGGCGGGCACGGGCGCGAACGGAGGCGGCTCGCTGCTCGAGGATCCCAAGGAGACGCTCGAGCACGAGATCGTGGTGAAGGAGATCCTCGCGGCCCTCCGCCCCGTGGCGGATCGCGTCGAGGCGGACTCCGTTCCCTCGACGCACCGGCTCCGGAACGTGACCCACTTGAGAACGCGCGTCCGCGCGGCGGCGCGTCCCGGCACGCACGTGCTGGATCTGGCCGCGCGCATCCATCCGAGCCCCGCCGTCGCGGGCTCGCCGAGGGACGCCGCCCTGGAATTGATCCGCGCTCTCGAGCCCGCCTCCCGCGGCTGGTACGCGGGACCCATCGGGTGGGTGAGCGCCGGTGGCGAGGGGGAACTCACGCTGGGCCTGCGCGCCGCGATGACGCGCGGCCGCGAGGCGCTCCTCCAGGCGGGAGCCGGCATCGTCCTGGGCTCGGATCCCGCCCGCGAGTGGGAGGAGTGCGAGGCCAAGATGCTCGCGATGGAAGAGGCGCTTCGTGGCTGAGACGCTGGACGCGGCACGCGCCGAAGGACGGCTCGCGCTCTCGTGGGCGGAGCGGTTCGTCGAGTCGCTCGCCCTCCACGGCGTCCGTGACGCCTGCGTCTGCTCGGGATCGCGCTCCGCCCCGCTCGCGCTCGCGCTCCATCGGTCCGGGATCCGCACCCACGTTCCGCTCGACGAGCGGGCCGGCGCGTTCTTCGCGCTGGGGCTCGCGCGCGCGTCGCGCCGCCCGGTCGCGATCGTCACCACGTCGGGAACGGGGGCGGCGAACGTCTTCCCGGCCGTGATCGAGGCCTCGTACGGACGCGTGCCGCTGGTCGTCCTCACGGCGGACCGACCGCCCGAGCTTCGGGACACGGGCGCGGGCCAGACGATCGACCAGGTGAAGCTCTTCGGGTCGGCGGTGCGGCTGTTCCACGAGGTGGGCGCGCCGTCGCCCGAGCCCGAGCTGCTTCCCTACGTCGCGTCGCTCGCGGCGCGCGCGGTGGATGCCGCGTGGGGACCGCCGGCGGGGCCGGTGCACCTCAACTTCGCGTTCCGCGAGCCGCTCCTACCGGAGCCCGACGCCCTCGCGCCCGCCCCGCGGCGCGCCGTTCCCGACGAGGATCTCGGCGCCCGCGCGGCGCGCGCCGCGCACCCCTCCCCGCGATCCATCGCGCGGGCCGCGGGATTGCTGCGCGCGAGACGCCGCGGCCTCGTTCTCTGCGGACCTTCGGACGAGCCGCCCGCGTTCGCGGATGCGGTCGCGAAGCTGGCGGCCGTCACCGGATATCCGGTGTTCGCGGATCCCGCGTCGCAGGTGCGCTACGGACCGCACGACCGCGCGCGCGTGTGCGGGTCCTATGACGCCTTCCTCCGCTCGGACGCGTTCGCCTCGCGCGAGGCGCCCGAGGTCCTGATCCAGTTCGGCGCGGCGCTCACGAGCAAGACGTTCCATCTCTACGCGTCGCGCCATCCCGCTGCCGTCCACCTCCTCGTGGACGAGGCGCCGGGATGGCGCGATCCGTCCCGGCGCGCGCGGGAGCTCT from Candidatus Eisenbacteria bacterium encodes the following:
- a CDS encoding isochorismate synthase, producing the protein MTPTSSSPAVATLFGRVHATDSSGAREPVPSTASGIHPRFTLETPDGERIVATGSVARFERAGGDPFGEVRTWLDALATSARLDGASMDGRSVAERLTAMMVFPFDTRSGAEVASSLYRAWIPRRVERRDASGAVQVVEWRSKEQEPAERRAPERPAWTEDAWSRDGWTRGVETSLERIRSGSLIKVVLSRCRIVRGSDSYDTEAIFRALNETYPGCYRFRYEGGDGSAFLGASPERLVAHRQGRIEADAVAGTGANGGGSLLEDPKETLEHEIVVKEILAALRPVADRVEADSVPSTHRLRNVTHLRTRVRAAARPGTHVLDLAARIHPSPAVAGSPRDAALELIRALEPASRGWYAGPIGWVSAGGEGELTLGLRAAMTRGREALLQAGAGIVLGSDPAREWEECEAKMLAMEEALRG
- the menD gene encoding 2-succinyl-5-enolpyruvyl-6-hydroxy-3-cyclohexene-1-carboxylic-acid synthase, with the translated sequence MAETLDAARAEGRLALSWAERFVESLALHGVRDACVCSGSRSAPLALALHRSGIRTHVPLDERAGAFFALGLARASRRPVAIVTTSGTGAANVFPAVIEASYGRVPLVVLTADRPPELRDTGAGQTIDQVKLFGSAVRLFHEVGAPSPEPELLPYVASLAARAVDAAWGPPAGPVHLNFAFREPLLPEPDALAPAPRRAVPDEDLGARAARAAHPSPRSIARAAGLLRARRRGLVLCGPSDEPPAFADAVAKLAAVTGYPVFADPASQVRYGPHDRARVCGSYDAFLRSDAFASREAPEVLIQFGAALTSKTFHLYASRHPAAVHLLVDEAPGWRDPSRRARELFTGDPTAFAGLLADALARGADPLPGWGEAFARAELAARRALERGHGSGADALTEGGTMAALLDAAPDGTLLYVGNSMSIRDLDLFGPSSEKRVRVLANRGANGIDGIVSSGLGAAAGSDAPTLVVTGDLSLHHDLNGLVALRDGGCRATIVVVNNDGGGIFSFLPVAKHDEPFERYFGTPHGLDFRHAADLYGVPFVRPGSLPELREEAARSLNLRESVLIEVRTGRAENVADHRSAWAEVIRAVEEAT